Proteins encoded in a region of the Raphanus sativus cultivar WK10039 chromosome 8, ASM80110v3, whole genome shotgun sequence genome:
- the LOC108822870 gene encoding serine/arginine-rich splicing factor RS40 isoform X2 — protein MEDERDAEDAIRALDRIEFGRKGRRLRVEWTKGERGGDRRSGGGGGSRRSSSLRPSKTLFVINFDADNTRTRDLERHFEPYGKIVNVRIRRNFAFVQYEEQEDATRALEATNNSKLMDKVISVEYAMKDDDARGNGHSPERRRDRSPERRRRSPSPYKRERGSPDYGRGGSPVAAYKRERTSPDYGRRRSPSPYKRTRRSSPEYGRDHRHRGNESPRRRERAASPRYSRSPDNKRERASPDRSPFKKESLKNGDGEVDSPRRERSRSSPENGQVESPGSIGRRDSDGGYDGADSPPMQKSRSRSPPAEE, from the exons ATGGAAGATGAGAGGGATGCTGAGGATGCTATCCGAGCCCTTGACCGCATTGAATTTGGGCGCAAGGGACGCAGACTCCGTGTTGAGTGGACAAAG GGTGAGCGTGGAGGCGATAGAAGatctggtggtggtggtggttcaaGGAGATCCTCATCCTTGAGGCCTTCCAAGACTCTGTTTGTGATCAACTTTGATGCGGACAATACTCGGACCCGGGATCTAGAGAGACACTTTGAACCGTATGGCAAAATTGTAAACGTTAGGATCAGGAGGAACTTTGCATTTGTCCAGTACGAGGAGCAAGAGGATGCCACTCGAGCTCTTGAGGCTACAAACAACAG TAAGCTGATGGATAAGGTGATCTCGGTGGAGTATGCAATGAAAGATGATGATGCAAGAGGGAACGGACACAGTCCCGAAAGACGCCGTGATAGGTCACCAGAAAGGAGAAGGCGATCACCTAGTCCttacaagagagagagagggagccCTGATTACGGCCGAGGGGGTAGCCCCGTTGCTGCATACAAAAGGGAAAGGACGAGTCCTGACTACGGCAGAAGACGTAGCCCGAGCCCTTACAAGAGAACAAGGCGTAGTAGTCCCGAGTATGGTCGCGACCACCGCCACAGAGGCAATGAGAGCCCCCGGAGGAGGGAGAGAGCTGCAAGCCCCAGGTACAGTCGAAGTCCTGACAACAAGAGAGAGAGGGCGAGTCCTGATCGCAGCCCGTTTAAGAAGGAAAGTTTGAAGAACGGAGATGGTGAAGTTGATAGCCCAAGGAGGGAGAGATCAAGGTCTAGCCCTGAGAATGGGCAAGTTGAGAGCCCTGGCTCTATAGGGAGAAGGGACAGTGATGGTGGCTACGATGGTGCAGATAGCCCCCCTATGCAGAAGAG CCGGTCTCGTTCGCCTCCAGCTGAAGAGTGA
- the LOC108822744 gene encoding probable transcriptional regulator SLK3, which yields MNKPAAVDPTTTDGVGSEALNMQRSSGINNNMRIPTPPMSFSSNNINIPGSLVLDGSASMQQHLSQQQAGQSSVPMRENDYSHVDKKPRIEVKQEGMLQHQIFQQLIQRQDPTGRNPQLQALLQQQRLRQQQQQFLQSMSPSQRIHLQQQQQLRQQLQQPGGAQQQIPPNVRPYEVGVCARKLMMYLYHLQQRPAENCITYWRKFVAEYFSPRAKQRLCLSQYESAGHHALGMFPQAAPDMWQCDLCGTKSGKGFEATFDVLARLMEIKFASGIIDELLYLDHPRENRFPNGLMMLEYRKAVQETVHEQFRVVREGHLRIIFSQDLKILSWEFCARRHEELLLRRLIAPQVNQLLLVAQKCQSTISESGSEGVSQQDLQSNSNMVLGAGRQLAKFMELQSLNDLGYPKRYIRTLQISEVVKSMKDLMIFTGEHKVGPIDGLKRLLEQTATVKLQRQQKMQEMEHLGNSGAMNGSAQAQMALTQGTMNGLIGNSNSNNSNANNHHQLVGRGAMNGSAQAAAALTNYQSMLMRQNAMNNPNSTTVVKQEGFSSSQNPTQSPSSSSHQRQNLATVGFPSSPQMQQQQQQQQRTMNGPPPNTLHQQNHPHHLQPPHSHGNNNQEQQMLNQLLQEISENGPSLQQQQQAFSGQSGGGNSNAERNPTASTSSISGGGGGGGGRVPSRNNSFKAVSNNNNHHHLPEDISIAELSHDFSEDAFFNNSDIYGSL from the exons ATGAACAAACCCGCGGCCGTCGATCCGACGACGACAGATGGTGTTGGCTCTGAAGCTCTGAATATGCAGAGGAGCAGTGGCATCAATAATAACATGCGTATCCCAACACCACCAATGTCCTTCTCATCCAACAACATCAACATTCCCGGTTCTTTGGTTCTTGATGGCTCTGCTTCAATGCAGCAGCACTTGTCTCAGCAGCAAGCAGGGCAGAGTTCAGTTCCAATGAGGGAAAACGATTACTCCCACGTGGATAAGAAGCCGAGGATAGAAGTGAAGCAAGAGGGCATGCTGCAGCATCAGATTTTCCAGCAGCTGATCCAGCGTCAGGACCCCACTGGAAGGAACCCGCAGCTGCAAGCTCTGCTTCAGCAGCAGAGGCTtaggcagcagcagcagcagtttCTTCAGTCAATGTCGCCTTCTCAGAGAATCCATTTACAGCAACAGCAGCAGCTGAGGCAGCAGTTACAGCAACCGGGCGGCGCTCAACAGCAGATCCCTCCTAATGTGCGTCCTTATGAAGTTGGCGTGTGTGCTCGGAAACTGATGATGTACTTGTATCATCTACAGCAACGTCCTGCT GAAAATTGCATTACCTATTGGAGGAAGTTTGTGGCGGAATACTTCTCACCTCGTGCAAAGCAAAGGTTGTGCTTGTCACAGTACGAAAGTGCTGGCCACCATGCGCTTGGCATGTTTCCACAAGCAGCTCCG GATATGTGGCAGTGTGATCTTTGCGGAACCAAATCTGGAAAAGGATTTG AGGCAACTTTCGATGTGCTTGCCAGACTGATGGAAATCAAATTTGCGAGTGGAATCATTGATGAGCTCTTGTATCTAGACCATCCAAGAGAAAACAGATTTCCCAATGGACTGATGATGTTAGAATATAGAAAAGCAGTTCAGGAGACTGTACACGAGCAGTTTCGCGTTGTCCGTGAGGGCCATCTTCGCATCATATTCTCACAAGATTTGAAG ATACTTTCTTGGGAGTTCTGTGCTCGGCGTCATGAAGAGCTTCTTCTCCGCAGACTTATTGCTCCACAG GTGAACCAGTTGCTTCTGGTTGCACAGAAATGCCAGAGCACGATCTCGGAGAGTGGGTCAGAGGGAGTTTCTCAGCAGGATTTACAGTCAAACAGTAACAT GGTCTTGGGAGCAGGACGGCAGCTGGCCAAGTTTATGGAATTACAGTCGCTGAATGATCTTGGCTATCCAAAAAGATATATCAGAACTCTACAG ATATCTGAAGTTGTCAAGAGCATGAAGGATCTGATGATTTTCACTGGCGAGCACAAAGTTGGCCCTATTG ATGGGTTGAAACGGCTTTTAGAACAGACAGCGACGGTAAAGCTCCAGAGACAGCAGAAAATGCAGGAGATGGAGCATTTGGGGAATAGTGGAGCTATGAACGGGTCAGCTCAAGCTCAGATGGCGTTGACTCAAGGAACGATGAACGGCCTAATTGGCAACAGCAACAGCAACAACTCCAACGCCAACAATCACCATCAACTTGTTGGTCGTGGAGCTATGAATGGCTCGGCTCAAGCTGCAGCAGCTTTGACCAACTACCAAAGCATGCTTATGAGGCAAAACGCTATGAATAACCCAAACTCAACTACGGTGGTCAAACAAGAGGGGTTCTCTAGTAGTCAGAACCCAACCCAGAGtccatcttcttcctcccaTCAGAGGCAGAACTTAGCAACAGTTGGATTCCCCAGCTCTCCTCAAATGCAacagcaacagcagcagcagcagcgcACCATGAATGGACCACCTCCCAACACGCTTCATCAGCAGAATCATCCTCATCATTTGCAACCACCACATTCACATGGGAACAACAACCAGGAGCAGCAGATGCTTAATCAGCTGTTACAGGAGATATCTGAAAACGGACCAAGCTTGCAACAGCAGCAACAAGCGTTTTCAGGTCAGAGTGGTGGTGGCAACAGTAACGCAGAGAGAAACCCAACTGCTTCCACATCCAGCATctcaggaggaggaggaggaggaggaggtcgAGTTCCAAGCCGCAATAACAGTTTCAAAGCAGTCTCAAACAACAATAATCATCATCATTTGCCAGAAGATATATCAATCGCAGAACTATCTCATGATTTCTCAGAAGACGCCTTCTTCAACAACAGTGATATTTATGGTAGCTTGTAG
- the LOC108822870 gene encoding serine/arginine-rich splicing factor RS40 isoform X1, which translates to MKPVFCGNFEYDAREGDLERLFRKYGRVERVDMKAGFAFVYMEDERDAEDAIRALDRIEFGRKGRRLRVEWTKGERGGDRRSGGGGGSRRSSSLRPSKTLFVINFDADNTRTRDLERHFEPYGKIVNVRIRRNFAFVQYEEQEDATRALEATNNSKLMDKVISVEYAMKDDDARGNGHSPERRRDRSPERRRRSPSPYKRERGSPDYGRGGSPVAAYKRERTSPDYGRRRSPSPYKRTRRSSPEYGRDHRHRGNESPRRRERAASPRYSRSPDNKRERASPDRSPFKKESLKNGDGEVDSPRRERSRSSPENGQVESPGSIGRRDSDGGYDGADSPPMQKSRSRSPPAEE; encoded by the exons ATGAAGCCAGTCTTCTGTGGGAACTTTGAGTATGATGCGCGTGAGGGCGATCTCGAAAGGCTATTCAGGAAGTACGGAAGGGTCGAGAGGGTGGATATGAAAGCTG ggTTTGCTTTCGTGTACATGGAAGATGAGAGGGATGCTGAGGATGCTATCCGAGCCCTTGACCGCATTGAATTTGGGCGCAAGGGACGCAGACTCCGTGTTGAGTGGACAAAG GGTGAGCGTGGAGGCGATAGAAGatctggtggtggtggtggttcaaGGAGATCCTCATCCTTGAGGCCTTCCAAGACTCTGTTTGTGATCAACTTTGATGCGGACAATACTCGGACCCGGGATCTAGAGAGACACTTTGAACCGTATGGCAAAATTGTAAACGTTAGGATCAGGAGGAACTTTGCATTTGTCCAGTACGAGGAGCAAGAGGATGCCACTCGAGCTCTTGAGGCTACAAACAACAG TAAGCTGATGGATAAGGTGATCTCGGTGGAGTATGCAATGAAAGATGATGATGCAAGAGGGAACGGACACAGTCCCGAAAGACGCCGTGATAGGTCACCAGAAAGGAGAAGGCGATCACCTAGTCCttacaagagagagagagggagccCTGATTACGGCCGAGGGGGTAGCCCCGTTGCTGCATACAAAAGGGAAAGGACGAGTCCTGACTACGGCAGAAGACGTAGCCCGAGCCCTTACAAGAGAACAAGGCGTAGTAGTCCCGAGTATGGTCGCGACCACCGCCACAGAGGCAATGAGAGCCCCCGGAGGAGGGAGAGAGCTGCAAGCCCCAGGTACAGTCGAAGTCCTGACAACAAGAGAGAGAGGGCGAGTCCTGATCGCAGCCCGTTTAAGAAGGAAAGTTTGAAGAACGGAGATGGTGAAGTTGATAGCCCAAGGAGGGAGAGATCAAGGTCTAGCCCTGAGAATGGGCAAGTTGAGAGCCCTGGCTCTATAGGGAGAAGGGACAGTGATGGTGGCTACGATGGTGCAGATAGCCCCCCTATGCAGAAGAG CCGGTCTCGTTCGCCTCCAGCTGAAGAGTGA
- the LOC108819378 gene encoding pre-mRNA cleavage factor Im 25 kDa subunit 2, producing the protein MAMSQVVNTYPLSNYSFGTKEPKLEKDTSVADRLARMKINYMKEGMRTSVDAILLVQEHNHPHILLLQIGNTFCKLPGGRLKPGENEVEGLKRKLTSKLGGNSAGLVPDWKVGECVATWWRPNFETMMYPYCPPHITKPKECKRLYIVHLSEKEYFAVPKNLKLLAVPLFELYDNVQRYGPVISTIPQQLSRFHFNMISS; encoded by the exons ATGGCTATGTCTCAGGTGGTGAACACGTACCCGCTTTCGAACTACAGCTTCGGAACTAAAGAACCGAAGCTCGAAAAGGACACCTCCGTCGCCGACCGTCTCGCTCGTATGAAAATCAA CTATATGAAAGAGGGCATGAGGACTAGCGTTGATGCGATTCTGCTG GTACAAGAACACAACCATCCTCACATACTTCTCCTGCAAATTGGGAACACATTCTGCAAACTTCCTGGTGGTCGCCTGAAGCCTGGAGAAAATG AAGTTGAAGGCCTGAAAAGAAAGTTGACTAGTAAGCTTGGAGGCAATTCGGCTGGTCTTGTACCTGACTGGAAG GTAGGAGAATGTGTTGCGACATGGTGGCGTCCAAACTTTGAAACCATGATGTACCCTTACTGCCCTCCTCACATCACGAAACCAAAG GAATGCAAGAGACTCTACATTGTTCACTTGTCTGAGAAAGAGTACTTTGCAGTGCCCAAAAACTTGAAGCTCTTGGCCGTCCCTTTGTTCGAACTCTATGACAATGTTCAg AGATATGGACCTGTTATATCAACCATTCCTCAACAGCTATCCAGATTCCATTTCAACATGATTAGTTCATAA
- the LOC108818837 gene encoding rRNA 2'-O-methyltransferase fibrillarin 2: MRPPLTGGRGGGGFSGGRGGGGFSGGRGGSSGGRGRGGGGRGFGDRGGRGGGRGMSRGRGGPGRGRGAPGGRGGMKGGSKVIVEPHRHAGVFIAKGKEDALVTRNLVPGEAVYNEKRISVQNEDGTKIEYRVWNPFRSKLAAAILGGVDNIWIKPGAKVLYLGAASGTTVSHVSDLVGPEGCVYAVEFSHRSGRDLVNMAKKRTNVIPIIEDARHPAKYRMLVGMVDVIFSDVAQPDQARIVALNASFFLKTGGHFVISIKANCIDSTVPAEAVFQSEVKKLQQEQFKPAEQVTLEPFERDHACVVGSYRAPKKAKAATAA; this comes from the exons ATGAGACCTCCTCTAACTGGTG gacgtggtggtggtgggttcAGTGGTGGACGTGGTGGCGGTGGATTCAGTGGTGGACGAGGAGGTAGCTCTGGAGGTAGAGGtaggggaggaggaggaagaggtttTGGAGACCGTGGTGGACGTGGCGGCGGTAGAGGAATGAGCAGAGGCAGAGGAGGACCCGGACGTGGCAGAGGAGCACCCGGAGGACGTGGAGGTATGAAGGGAGGCAGCAAAGTGATTGTGGAGCCACACAGACACGCGGGAGTGTTCATTGCCAAGGGTAAAGAAGATGCCCTTGTCACTAGGAACTTGGTTCCTGGTGAAGCTGTTTACAACGAGAAGAGGATCTCTGTTCAG AATGAAGATGGAACCAAGATTGAATACAGAGTGTGGAATCCTTTCCGTTCTAAGCTTGCGGCTGCTATTCTTGGTGGTGTTGATAACATTTGGATT AAACCTGGTGCTAAAGTTCTTTACCTTGGTGCTGCTTCTGGAACCACAGTCTCTCATGTGTCTGATCTTGTTGGACCC GAGGGATGTGTCTACGCAGTTGAGTTTTCTCACAGAAGTGGGAGAGATTTGGTGAACATGGCGAAGAAGAGGACTAACGTTATCCCAATCATTGAAGATGCTAGACACCCTGCTAAGTACAGAATGCTTGTAGGCATGGTTGATGTTATCTTCTCTGATGTTGCTCAGCCTGATCAG GCTAGGATTGTGGCTTTGAATGCAAGCTTCTTCCTCAAAACTGGAGGTCACTTTGTGATCTCAATCAAG GCAAACTGTATCGACTCAACAGTTCCAGCTGAAGCTGTGTTTCAGAGCGAAGTGAAGAAGCTCCAACAAGAGCAGTTCAAGCCGGCAGAGCAAGTGACGCTTGAGCCATTTGAGCGTGACCATGCTTGTGTCGTTGGTTCCTACCGTGCCCCTAAGAAGGCCAAGGCTGCTACTGCCGCTTAG
- the LOC108821270 gene encoding actin-depolymerizing factor-like yields the protein MANAASGMAVEDNCKLKFLELKKRTHRFIIFRIDGQQVVVEKLGSPQETYDDFTASLPADECRYAVFDFDFTTNENCQKSKIFFIAWSPDSSRVRMKMVYASSKDRFKRELDGIQVELQATDPSEMSFDIIKSRAL from the exons atg GCGAACGCGGCGTCTGGAATGGCAGTGGAGGACAACTGCAAGCTGAAGTTCTTGGAGCTAAAGAAAAGAACACATCGGTTCATAATATTCAGGATAGACGGGCAGCAAGTGGTGGTTGAAAAGTTAGGAAGCCCGCAGGAGACTTACGACGACTTCACCGCTTCCCTCCCTGCCGACGAGTGCCGCTACGCGGTTTTCGACTTCGATTTTACCACCAATGAGAACTGCCAGAAGAGCAAAATCTTCTTCATAGCCTG GTCACCTGATTCATCTAGAGTGAGGATGAAGATGGTGTATGCTAGCTCTAAGGATAGGTTCAAGAGAGAACTGGACGGCATTCAGGTGGAGTTACAAGCCACTGATCCTAGTGAGATGAGCTTTGACATTATCAAAAGCCGAGCTCtctag